From the genome of Oncorhynchus tshawytscha isolate Ot180627B unplaced genomic scaffold, Otsh_v2.0 Un_contig_1274_pilon_pilon, whole genome shotgun sequence, one region includes:
- the LOC121844550 gene encoding DNA-binding protein inhibitor ID-4-like — translation MKATTPVRPQKDTSSSSGNELSLHYLSDHSLNIARSRLQEEEQLCLQDDMNQCYSRLKRLVPTIPQDKKVSKVEILQHVIDYILDLQLALETHPSLLKQQTGTLTGTCPPSPVSNRTPLTVLNTDHQVCRAELRAELRAELRAELRAELRAELRAELLQSTASTASASSQGISASHMKLYHTGDTPPAGEPTTGK, via the exons ATGAAGGCTACTACTCCCGTCCGCCCCCAGAAGGATACCTcaagcagcagcggcaacgagcTTTCTTTACACTACCTCTCGGATCACAGCCTGAACATCGCTCGGTCGAGGTTGCAGGAAGAAGAGCAGCTGTGTCTGCAGGACGATATGAACCAGTGTTACAGTCGCCTCAAGCGCCTCGTACCCACCATACCGCAGGATAAGAaagtcagcaaagtggagatccTTCAGCACGTCATAGATTACATCTTGGACCTGCAGCTCGCGCTGGAGACGCACCCTTCCCTCCTGAAACAACAGACGGGGACCTTGACGGGGACGTGCCCGCCGTCCCCAGTCTCTAACCGGACACCACTAACGGTTCTCAACACAGACCACCAG GTGTGCAGAGCAGAGCTGAGAGCAGAGCTGAGAGCAGAGCTGAGAGCAGAGCTGAGAGCAGAGCTGAGAGCAGAGCTGAGAGCAGAGCTGCTCCAGTCCACAGCCAGCACAGCCTCAGCCTCCAGCCAGGGAATCTCAGCCAGCCACATGAAGCTTTATCACACAGGGGATACCCCCCCCGCTGGAGAACCTACGACTggcaaataa